A single genomic interval of Salinarchaeum sp. IM2453 harbors:
- a CDS encoding adenylosuccinate synthase — protein sequence MTVTIVGAQLGDEGKGGVVDVFSDAADIIVRYQGGDNAGHTVVEDDEEYKLSLVPSGAIRGKIGVLGNGCVVNPRTLFTEIDKLQDRGLSPDVRVARRAHVILPYHRVIDGIEEDTKEDDDLAAGTTGRGIGPTYEDKAGRRGIRIGDLLDPEVLRARLEYVVPQKRELLSSVYGVDPDEIEDPENAFDIDALYEEYKSYGERLKEEGMTVNSGAFLTQAIEDGNKVMLEGAQGTSLDIDHGVYPYVTSSNPSAGAASVGTGLGVTTVGQGEVIGVIKAYLSRVGTGPLPTELGDIDEQTAGSGTTAEDEIASYIRDRGGEYGTVTGRPRRVGWIDMPMLRHATRTNGFTGIAVNHIDVLAGLETVKVGHSYTLDGEEQLTMPTTTEEWGQCEPNYREFDGWDDVDWKQVSEQGYEALPENAQEYLDYISSELSVPVYAVGVGAERDETIIRKHPF from the coding sequence ATGACTGTCACGATCGTCGGCGCGCAACTCGGAGATGAAGGAAAAGGCGGCGTTGTAGATGTGTTTAGTGATGCTGCGGACATTATTGTTCGATATCAAGGCGGCGACAACGCTGGACACACTGTTGTAGAGGACGATGAGGAATACAAACTATCTTTAGTTCCAAGTGGAGCAATTCGAGGAAAAATCGGGGTACTCGGAAACGGATGTGTCGTTAACCCTCGGACACTGTTTACGGAGATCGATAAGCTCCAAGATCGAGGACTTAGCCCTGACGTGCGCGTTGCCAGACGGGCACATGTAATTCTACCATATCACCGCGTTATTGACGGGATTGAAGAAGATACCAAAGAGGATGATGACTTAGCTGCTGGAACAACTGGTCGAGGGATCGGACCGACCTACGAAGATAAAGCAGGACGGCGTGGGATTCGGATTGGAGATCTTCTTGATCCAGAAGTTCTGCGTGCGCGCTTGGAGTACGTGGTGCCCCAGAAACGGGAGTTGCTATCCTCAGTGTATGGCGTTGACCCAGATGAGATTGAAGATCCAGAGAATGCCTTCGATATTGACGCACTCTACGAAGAGTACAAGTCATACGGTGAGCGCCTGAAAGAAGAGGGTATGACTGTCAACTCAGGTGCATTTCTCACACAAGCAATTGAGGATGGAAATAAGGTAATGCTGGAGGGTGCACAGGGAACCTCCTTAGATATTGATCATGGAGTGTATCCGTATGTTACATCCTCAAATCCATCGGCAGGTGCGGCATCAGTCGGAACTGGTCTTGGTGTGACAACAGTTGGGCAAGGCGAGGTTATCGGTGTCATTAAAGCGTACTTGTCCAGAGTCGGGACAGGGCCATTGCCGACTGAATTAGGAGACATTGATGAACAAACAGCTGGATCAGGCACCACAGCCGAAGACGAGATTGCATCATATATTCGTGATCGAGGTGGCGAATATGGAACAGTGACAGGTCGCCCACGGCGTGTAGGATGGATCGATATGCCGATGCTCCGTCATGCAACGCGAACAAACGGGTTCACAGGAATTGCCGTTAATCATATAGACGTACTCGCCGGGTTAGAGACCGTCAAGGTCGGACACTCATACACACTTGATGGAGAAGAGCAACTAACAATGCCAACAACAACGGAAGAGTGGGGTCAGTGTGAGCCTAATTATCGTGAGTTTGATGGTTGGGATGATGTTGACTGGAAACAGGTCTCAGAGCAAGGATACGAAGCTCTTCCAGAAAATGCACAGGAATATTTAGACTACATCTCTTCAGAACTATCAGTTCCGGTCTATGCAGTTGGAGTCGGTGCAGAGAGAGATGAAACGATCATCCGTAAACACCCCTTCTAG
- a CDS encoding class I SAM-dependent methyltransferase, with protein sequence MDDPFGQALLDHYRECRESPLLQCDGPNQHKHRVDEFYFNSYFSLPESGWIENQLRGPLLDIGAGAGRDTLYFQTHFETIAIEISEQLVTLLNERGAQDARFGDMFEVRDQFPEDRFQSILISGTQLGQATSMLGLRQLLNDFAYITTDTGTAVIDAYDPDYEGATEMLGYRDDPTPGIGYRTVYYQYENVQSEIVLTLLFSPERLREATIGTDWTVREIRRPRDSYYYRAALEKEV encoded by the coding sequence ATGGATGATCCATTTGGACAAGCACTGCTAGATCACTATCGTGAATGCCGGGAGAGCCCTCTGTTGCAGTGCGATGGACCAAACCAACACAAGCATCGAGTTGATGAATTTTATTTTAATTCTTATTTCTCGTTGCCAGAATCAGGCTGGATCGAAAACCAACTTCGTGGCCCGTTACTGGATATAGGGGCGGGAGCAGGACGTGATACTCTATACTTTCAGACACATTTTGAAACAATTGCAATTGAAATCAGCGAGCAACTTGTTACGTTACTAAATGAGCGTGGAGCTCAAGACGCCCGCTTCGGAGATATGTTTGAAGTTCGTGACCAGTTCCCTGAAGATCGGTTTCAGTCAATCCTGATATCTGGGACACAACTTGGACAGGCAACATCAATGCTAGGACTCCGACAGTTATTAAATGATTTTGCATACATCACGACTGACACAGGTACCGCAGTGATTGATGCCTATGATCCGGACTACGAAGGAGCGACAGAGATGCTTGGATACCGAGATGATCCCACACCAGGAATTGGGTATCGGACTGTATACTATCAGTACGAAAATGTACAGTCAGAAATTGTGCTAACATTGCTATTTAGTCCAGAACGACTACGAGAAGCGACAATCGGCACTGATTGGACAGTCAGAGAAATCCGCCGACCCCGTGACTCGTATTATTACAGAGCAGCGTTAGAAAAAGAGGTATGA
- a CDS encoding O-acetylhomoserine aminocarboxypropyltransferase/cysteine synthase family protein: MTDNEDYGFYTKSLHAGQEPDPTTNSRAPPIYQTTSYVFDDADHAASLFGLEEPGNIYSRLMNPTSAILEERLAALENGTGAVVTSSGMAALDLATFALAEPGDNIVTSAALYGGTYTYLTHTVERRGIETKFVDTLDYEGYEEAINENTAYVHIETIGNPALVTPDIERIADIAHRHDVPLFVDNTFATPYLCNPIDHGADLVWESTTKWIHGSGSTVGGVLIDGGSFDWSPEDYPEIADDNPAYHGMNFKETFGDQALAYTARARGLRDLGNQQSPFDSWVTLQKLETLPLRMERHCENAMKVAEYLNDHPEVEWVTYPGLSDHETHDTASEYLDGGYGGMITFGLSGGKEAGQTFVESTELASLLANVGDAKTLVIHPASTTHQQLTEEELLKSGTTPDLIRLSVGLEDVEDIIADIDQAIEKTVN; the protein is encoded by the coding sequence ATGACAGACAACGAGGACTACGGATTCTATACGAAGAGTCTTCATGCAGGGCAGGAACCTGATCCAACAACAAACTCACGTGCACCGCCGATCTATCAGACTACTTCATATGTATTTGATGACGCTGACCACGCAGCTTCGCTGTTCGGTTTAGAAGAACCTGGAAATATATATAGCCGGTTGATGAACCCAACGAGTGCAATCTTAGAGGAACGGTTAGCTGCGCTTGAAAATGGAACGGGGGCAGTTGTAACCTCAAGTGGCATGGCCGCACTCGATTTAGCGACATTTGCACTTGCTGAGCCAGGAGACAATATCGTAACGTCTGCAGCATTATATGGAGGAACATACACATATCTGACACACACCGTCGAACGACGTGGTATCGAGACGAAATTCGTTGATACACTAGATTATGAAGGCTATGAAGAAGCAATTAATGAGAATACGGCATATGTGCATATTGAGACAATTGGAAACCCAGCACTTGTAACGCCAGATATTGAACGAATTGCTGATATTGCTCATAGGCACGACGTGCCGTTGTTCGTAGATAACACATTTGCGACACCATACCTATGCAATCCAATTGATCATGGGGCAGACCTCGTCTGGGAGTCAACCACGAAGTGGATTCATGGATCCGGTTCAACGGTCGGTGGTGTCCTAATCGATGGAGGGTCGTTTGACTGGTCGCCAGAGGATTATCCAGAGATAGCTGACGATAATCCTGCGTATCACGGAATGAACTTCAAGGAAACGTTTGGTGATCAAGCATTAGCGTATACCGCTCGAGCTCGGGGGCTTCGTGACCTTGGGAATCAACAGTCACCATTTGACTCATGGGTAACACTACAGAAACTCGAGACGCTTCCATTGCGAATGGAACGACACTGTGAGAATGCAATGAAGGTCGCTGAATATCTGAATGACCATCCAGAAGTGGAATGGGTGACCTATCCTGGTCTTTCAGATCATGAGACACACGACACAGCATCTGAGTACTTGGATGGTGGTTACGGTGGCATGATTACATTTGGGCTATCTGGCGGGAAAGAGGCTGGACAGACATTTGTAGAGTCAACTGAGCTAGCAAGTCTATTAGCTAATGTTGGAGACGCAAAGACGCTTGTAATCCATCCAGCCTCGACGACTCATCAGCAGTTAACCGAAGAGGAGCTACTGAAAAGCGGTACGACTCCTGACCTGATCCGTCTATCAGTTGGACTGGAGGACGTAGAGGATATTATCGCTGATATCGATCAGGCAATAGAAAAAACAGTTAATTAG
- the rqcH gene encoding ribosome rescue protein RqcH, with product MEQKRELTSVDLRALAGELSTYSGAKVDKAYLYGDDLLRLKMRDFDQGRVELMIEVGESKRIHTADPDRVPDAPERPPNFAKMLRSRLSGADFVGAKQYGFDRILTLEFDRDDESTKIVAEFFGDGNIAVLDPSNKVIDCLETVRLKSRTVASGSQYEFPEERVNPLEIDFNTFCHYMDESSADIVRTLATQLDLGGEWAEEICTRAGVTKTKPIEEATEQEYEALYWELDALGNRLSDLTLDPQVYYEDEKPVNVTPVPMEEYASVRKEQHPTFNAALDEYFTGLETADEEPETRQRPDFESEIEKQKRIIQQQEQAIEDFEQQAETERERAEALYADYGLVDEIISTIQNAREQEMSWDEIEALLDEGADKGIEAADSITNLDPEDNRVQISLDSVEVWVDITTGVEHNADQHYQEAKRIEEKKEGAKKAIENTRKELEEVKQRKQQWKQNDQEKDTAEKAKKEDKDWLSDPSIPVRKQDQWYERFRWYRTRDGFLVIGGRNADQNEELVKKYLEPGDRFLHTQVRGGPVTIIKAADPSESGKNVTIPEQAEQEAAKFAASYSTIWKEGRFEGDVYAVDHDQVSKTPESGEYLEKGGFAIRGDRTYYRDTNVDVAVGITCEPETRVIGGPSDGIKEETVTHIEVEPGRYAQGDVAKRIYREFQERFKDTSFVRSIASPDLIQHFLPPGTSRIKDQ from the coding sequence ATGGAACAAAAGCGGGAGTTAACAAGCGTTGACCTTCGAGCGTTGGCTGGAGAACTTAGTACATATTCCGGCGCGAAGGTCGATAAAGCGTACCTGTATGGAGATGATCTTCTGAGGTTGAAGATGCGTGATTTTGATCAGGGGCGCGTAGAACTGATGATTGAGGTTGGTGAATCAAAGCGAATACATACTGCCGATCCGGATCGAGTCCCTGATGCACCAGAACGGCCACCTAATTTTGCCAAGATGCTTCGAAGCCGACTTTCTGGGGCAGATTTTGTCGGAGCAAAACAGTATGGATTCGATCGTATTCTGACACTTGAATTTGATAGAGATGATGAATCAACGAAAATCGTTGCAGAATTCTTCGGAGACGGTAACATAGCTGTTCTTGATCCCTCGAACAAAGTTATTGATTGCTTGGAGACAGTGCGATTGAAGTCACGAACCGTCGCTTCAGGATCACAGTATGAATTTCCCGAAGAGCGAGTGAACCCGCTTGAAATCGATTTTAATACCTTCTGTCACTACATGGACGAATCAAGTGCAGATATTGTCAGAACGCTTGCTACCCAACTTGATCTCGGCGGGGAGTGGGCTGAAGAAATCTGTACTCGGGCAGGAGTAACAAAAACGAAGCCAATCGAAGAAGCGACTGAGCAAGAATATGAGGCTCTATACTGGGAACTGGATGCACTTGGGAATCGGCTATCAGATCTAACACTGGATCCACAGGTGTATTATGAAGATGAAAAACCAGTGAATGTAACACCAGTCCCAATGGAAGAGTACGCATCAGTACGGAAAGAACAGCATCCTACGTTCAATGCGGCCTTGGATGAGTACTTCACCGGATTAGAAACCGCAGACGAAGAGCCGGAAACACGACAGCGCCCTGACTTTGAAAGTGAAATCGAGAAACAAAAGCGGATCATACAGCAGCAAGAGCAGGCAATTGAGGATTTTGAACAACAGGCAGAAACAGAACGGGAACGAGCTGAAGCGTTATACGCAGACTATGGCCTAGTTGATGAGATTATTTCAACAATTCAAAACGCCAGAGAGCAGGAGATGAGCTGGGACGAAATAGAAGCATTACTGGACGAAGGAGCAGACAAAGGGATCGAAGCGGCGGATTCGATAACAAATCTCGATCCCGAAGATAACCGAGTGCAAATCTCACTTGATTCAGTAGAGGTCTGGGTAGACATCACGACTGGTGTCGAGCACAATGCTGATCAGCATTATCAAGAGGCAAAACGGATTGAAGAGAAAAAAGAGGGCGCAAAGAAAGCAATCGAGAATACAAGAAAAGAGCTTGAAGAAGTCAAGCAGCGGAAACAACAGTGGAAACAAAATGACCAAGAGAAAGACACAGCAGAAAAAGCAAAGAAAGAAGATAAAGACTGGTTATCAGATCCTTCGATTCCGGTACGGAAACAAGATCAGTGGTATGAGCGGTTCCGATGGTACCGAACTCGAGATGGGTTCTTAGTCATTGGAGGTCGAAATGCTGACCAGAACGAGGAGCTCGTAAAGAAGTATCTAGAACCAGGAGACCGGTTCTTACACACGCAGGTTCGGGGGGGACCAGTAACAATTATCAAAGCCGCTGACCCAAGCGAATCAGGAAAAAATGTAACGATCCCAGAGCAAGCAGAACAAGAGGCAGCGAAGTTTGCTGCCTCATATTCAACAATCTGGAAAGAAGGTCGGTTTGAAGGAGATGTATACGCTGTTGATCATGATCAAGTCTCCAAAACGCCTGAAAGTGGAGAATATCTTGAAAAGGGAGGATTTGCAATTCGAGGAGATCGAACATATTATCGAGATACCAATGTTGATGTTGCTGTTGGCATCACATGTGAGCCGGAAACGCGAGTCATTGGCGGACCTTCCGATGGAATCAAAGAGGAAACAGTCACCCACATTGAGGTTGAGCCGGGCCGATATGCTCAGGGAGACGTTGCTAAGCGTATCTACCGAGAGTTCCAAGAGAGATTTAAAGACACCTCCTTCGTACGATCAATTGCTAGCCCAGATCTTATTCAGCACTTCCTACCTCCTGGAACGAGTCGAATAAAAGATCAATAA
- a CDS encoding UPF0058 family protein: MHKDELLTLHEQMVMIMEHFEQRENIDPEIFESYKELGVDPSHVHKSKNEHKHAVFVLGNALAKAMSEDEFSSAGRIGKRMKELAEDAERKV; the protein is encoded by the coding sequence ATGCACAAAGATGAGCTTCTAACCCTTCACGAACAGATGGTAATGATCATGGAGCACTTCGAGCAACGGGAGAATATTGATCCTGAGATATTTGAATCATACAAAGAACTCGGAGTTGATCCATCACACGTTCATAAGTCGAAAAACGAGCACAAACATGCAGTGTTTGTTCTTGGGAATGCGCTCGCAAAGGCAATGAGTGAAGACGAGTTCTCCTCAGCAGGACGGATCGGAAAACGAATGAAAGAGCTTGCTGAAGACGCTGAGCGGAAAGTCTAA
- a CDS encoding mRNA surveillance protein pelota — protein MRIKEREQLDGEEERVTVVPDNVDDLWHLQYVVEPEDIVSGDTTRRIRRDDEDLRDTGGEREHLWVAIEVEEVEFHRFANRLRISGVISDCSREDQIGHHHTLNVEVHDEVTIEKVFKPDQRERLEDAEEAADTPDVVIATVEEGEAYVYTVEQYGTEERGRFTGTTGKGEYARSRAELFAELTDALRRMDPDAIVLAGPGFTKQDAMDYIEENTADLASRVTTVDTSAGGDRGVHEALKRGVIEEIQEETRIAREAELLDKLRERIAEGTKVAYGPMEVEKAAEYGAVETLLVVDDRLRKEREAEGDWNIDVNSVVTAVEQQGGEVVVFSGEFNPGQQLSNLGGVAALLRYRLE, from the coding sequence ATGCGAATTAAAGAACGGGAGCAGCTGGATGGAGAGGAGGAGCGAGTCACGGTTGTTCCCGACAACGTAGACGATTTATGGCATCTTCAGTATGTTGTTGAGCCAGAGGATATTGTCTCAGGGGATACAACACGACGCATACGTCGCGACGACGAAGACCTTCGTGATACCGGCGGAGAACGAGAGCACCTATGGGTTGCAATTGAAGTTGAAGAAGTTGAATTTCACCGATTTGCCAATCGACTTCGAATAAGTGGAGTAATTAGCGACTGTTCACGAGAAGATCAGATTGGACACCACCATACGCTCAATGTTGAGGTCCACGATGAGGTAACAATAGAGAAAGTATTCAAGCCTGATCAGCGTGAGCGATTGGAAGACGCTGAAGAAGCAGCAGACACACCAGACGTGGTAATTGCAACCGTTGAAGAAGGAGAGGCGTACGTGTACACGGTTGAACAATATGGAACAGAAGAACGAGGGCGATTTACAGGAACGACCGGAAAGGGTGAATATGCGCGAAGTCGAGCAGAGTTATTTGCAGAATTGACGGATGCACTCCGTCGAATGGATCCAGATGCTATTGTACTTGCCGGGCCTGGGTTTACAAAACAAGATGCGATGGATTACATCGAAGAAAACACTGCGGACTTGGCATCACGAGTCACAACAGTAGACACTAGTGCTGGTGGCGATCGAGGTGTCCACGAAGCACTCAAACGAGGTGTGATCGAAGAAATACAAGAAGAGACTCGAATTGCACGGGAAGCAGAGCTGTTGGATAAGTTAAGAGAACGTATTGCTGAAGGGACAAAAGTTGCGTATGGGCCAATGGAAGTCGAAAAGGCAGCTGAATACGGGGCTGTAGAGACGCTGTTGGTAGTTGACGACCGGCTTCGAAAGGAACGAGAAGCAGAGGGTGACTGGAACATCGACGTGAACTCAGTCGTAACAGCGGTGGAGCAACAGGGAGGAGAAGTAGTTGTCTTTTCGGGAGAGTTTAATCCGGGACAGCAGTTATCAAACCTTGGAGGGGTTGCTGCGTTGCTTCGGTATCGACTGGAATGA
- a CDS encoding metal-dependent hydrolase, protein MMATTHGFAGVFLAAIVATVAPEFAVPAFIGGLIGGLFPDVDIIARHRRTLHYPFYYTVIALITGAIAVWYPHPMTVTIGIGTLAAALHSVSDIFGGGASMRPWATRSRRAVYSHIHGTWLPPRGRIRYDGAPEDFILGILLAIPSFLVFDTAIARGLILTGVIASLFYTIFRKPLGRYFSA, encoded by the coding sequence ATGATGGCGACAACGCATGGGTTCGCTGGTGTATTCCTTGCAGCTATTGTCGCCACTGTAGCCCCTGAGTTTGCAGTCCCCGCATTTATAGGTGGACTGATTGGTGGGTTGTTTCCTGACGTTGATATCATTGCACGTCACCGTCGAACTCTTCACTATCCATTTTATTACACTGTTATTGCGCTTATTACGGGTGCCATAGCAGTCTGGTATCCACATCCGATGACAGTGACGATAGGTATCGGGACACTCGCGGCAGCCCTTCATTCTGTATCTGATATTTTCGGAGGTGGGGCAAGCATGCGTCCATGGGCTACACGATCTCGACGAGCTGTATACTCTCATATCCATGGAACATGGCTTCCACCTCGGGGAAGAATCCGATATGATGGAGCCCCCGAAGATTTTATTTTAGGGATTTTACTGGCTATTCCAAGCTTTCTGGTCTTTGATACGGCCATCGCGAGAGGACTTATACTAACTGGCGTGATTGCATCGCTTTTCTATACGATATTTCGAAAACCACTGGGTAGATATTTTTCAGCATAG
- the cobT gene encoding nicotinate-nucleotide--dimethylbenzimidazole phosphoribosyltransferase, whose translation MDVDIPEMDVKAADSASKRQKNLIKPPGSLGRLEDLSVRIAGMKGTAQPELSDAHILTFAGDHGIANEGVSAFPQEVTQQMVQNLANDNAAVNALAAVNGVETTVIDAGIIGDTHQNQDIISKKVSHGTNNFRTQPAMTQPEATSAIEVGRSTVIEHADSADIIGLGDMGIGNTTASAAVTAAITNTSPELVTGPGTGIDEQTLQSKVDVIDDALNHHCPDANEGIDVLRSVGGFELGAIAGAALEAAEQRIPVVIDGFNVAAGVLIAMAIDNSVTNYLLPSHQSTEPGQKVQLDALDLTPLFDLEMRLGEGTGAAIAIGMYRSACRVLCDMPTFDEAGVSR comes from the coding sequence ATGGACGTGGATATCCCTGAAATGGATGTCAAGGCAGCAGACTCTGCTAGTAAACGACAAAAGAATCTTATCAAGCCACCCGGAAGCTTAGGGAGACTTGAGGATCTTTCAGTTCGTATTGCTGGAATGAAAGGAACCGCACAACCTGAGCTATCTGATGCACATATTCTCACATTTGCTGGCGACCACGGCATCGCAAATGAAGGCGTAAGTGCATTTCCACAGGAGGTAACTCAACAGATGGTACAAAACCTTGCGAATGACAATGCGGCTGTAAACGCTCTTGCAGCTGTGAACGGAGTTGAAACTACCGTCATCGACGCTGGTATTATCGGAGATACACATCAGAATCAAGACATCATCTCAAAAAAAGTGTCACATGGAACCAACAATTTTCGCACGCAGCCGGCGATGACTCAGCCAGAGGCAACGAGTGCCATTGAAGTAGGTCGCTCAACTGTCATTGAACACGCTGATTCTGCAGATATCATTGGTCTTGGTGACATGGGCATTGGCAATACGACTGCCAGTGCTGCTGTTACGGCAGCGATCACAAATACATCACCAGAGCTGGTTACCGGTCCTGGAACTGGCATTGACGAACAGACTCTTCAGTCCAAAGTCGACGTGATTGATGATGCTTTGAACCACCACTGTCCAGACGCTAATGAGGGCATAGATGTTCTTCGAAGTGTGGGTGGGTTTGAACTTGGAGCAATCGCCGGAGCCGCGCTTGAAGCAGCAGAACAGCGAATCCCGGTTGTCATTGATGGATTCAATGTGGCTGCCGGAGTACTTATCGCAATGGCAATTGATAACTCTGTTACCAATTACTTGCTTCCATCTCACCAGTCAACTGAGCCTGGGCAGAAAGTACAACTTGACGCATTAGACTTAACACCATTATTCGATCTCGAAATGCGTCTTGGCGAAGGAACAGGTGCTGCAATTGCAATTGGAATGTATCGAAGTGCCTGTCGCGTTCTCTGTGACATGCCAACTTTTGATGAGGCTGGTGTTTCTCGTTAG
- a CDS encoding creatininase family protein — protein MRLSEATWTEVADLDTELAVLPVGSTEQHGPHAPLGTDVITGTQIAELGVEQYDGEAVIAPPLNVGIAEEHRHFPGTMWVTEDTFRDYLYESTMSLAKQGFNRVIFVNGHGGNIDALRELAGSISRREPAYAVPFTWFESVDVNMGHGGPAETALIRHFDPDLVREEQVSNAREQGSDHWGEWIHGVNLAYDSAEFTENGVVGDPSTTTAEDGKDIANRAADALADILEAVANRDLSMPNQKQSN, from the coding sequence ATGCGATTATCAGAAGCCACGTGGACAGAAGTTGCGGACCTTGATACAGAACTGGCAGTTCTTCCTGTTGGTAGCACAGAACAACACGGGCCGCATGCCCCACTTGGTACGGATGTAATTACAGGAACTCAGATTGCTGAGCTGGGTGTCGAACAGTATGATGGTGAAGCAGTCATTGCACCACCGCTTAACGTCGGGATTGCGGAAGAGCACCGACATTTTCCTGGTACAATGTGGGTCACTGAAGATACATTTCGGGATTATCTCTATGAATCGACAATGAGCCTTGCAAAACAAGGCTTCAACCGAGTCATCTTTGTCAATGGGCACGGGGGTAATATCGATGCATTACGAGAGCTTGCAGGTTCCATTAGCCGACGTGAACCAGCGTATGCTGTTCCTTTCACGTGGTTTGAGTCTGTTGACGTAAATATGGGACATGGAGGTCCAGCAGAAACCGCTCTTATCCGGCACTTTGATCCTGATTTAGTACGGGAAGAGCAGGTTTCCAATGCCCGAGAACAGGGAAGTGACCACTGGGGCGAGTGGATTCATGGTGTTAACCTTGCATATGATAGTGCGGAGTTTACTGAAAATGGTGTTGTAGGTGACCCAAGCACGACAACAGCCGAAGATGGCAAGGACATCGCCAACCGGGCTGCTGACGCCCTTGCAGACATTTTGGAAGCTGTTGCAAATCGAGACCTCTCGATGCCAAATCAAAAACAATCCAACTGA
- the gnd gene encoding phosphogluconate dehydrogenase (NAD(+)-dependent, decarboxylating), whose amino-acid sequence MQIGVIGLGRMGQIVVDRLLEGGHSVVAYDIDPDAVSETAETGATPAESMTDFLDHLGSEKRIWMMVPAGEAVDLTLDELRPQLSEDDIVIDGGNSHFEASQRRAKSVDAAYLDCGTSGGPAGAELGFSLMVGGPEWAYDTMTEAFDSVATGAEGHDHMGPSGAGHYVKMVHNGVEYALMQAYGEGFELLHRGQFDLDLEAVARTWNNGSVIRSWLLELCEEAFREEGSDLGTVDDYVAGGSTGTWTVQEALEQEVPVPLIYQALAERFNSREERFGRRLANRLRYGFGRHEVARKSDE is encoded by the coding sequence ATGCAAATTGGCGTAATTGGCCTCGGCCGTATGGGGCAGATTGTTGTTGATCGACTGTTAGAGGGCGGCCACTCTGTTGTTGCATACGATATTGATCCGGATGCAGTCTCTGAAACAGCAGAAACCGGCGCAACGCCTGCTGAATCAATGACTGATTTTCTTGATCATCTTGGTTCAGAGAAGCGTATTTGGATGATGGTTCCTGCTGGTGAAGCGGTGGACTTAACGCTTGATGAACTACGCCCGCAACTGAGTGAAGATGATATCGTCATTGATGGCGGCAATTCTCACTTTGAGGCATCACAACGTCGAGCAAAGTCTGTCGATGCAGCATATCTAGACTGTGGCACATCCGGGGGACCTGCCGGTGCCGAACTTGGATTTTCGTTGATGGTTGGCGGCCCAGAATGGGCATACGATACAATGACGGAGGCATTTGATTCCGTTGCCACCGGAGCAGAAGGCCATGATCATATGGGTCCATCCGGCGCAGGCCATTATGTAAAAATGGTGCACAACGGAGTGGAATACGCGTTGATGCAGGCGTACGGAGAAGGATTTGAGTTACTACATCGTGGACAATTTGACTTAGATCTCGAAGCCGTCGCACGAACGTGGAATAATGGATCAGTTATTCGGTCTTGGTTGCTGGAGTTGTGTGAAGAAGCGTTCCGAGAGGAAGGATCTGATCTTGGAACTGTCGATGACTATGTTGCCGGCGGCTCGACTGGAACTTGGACCGTTCAGGAAGCACTCGAACAAGAAGTCCCAGTACCACTTATTTATCAAGCACTTGCTGAACGGTTTAATAGCCGAGAAGAACGGTTCGGACGCCGCCTTGCTAATCGATTACGATACGGATTTGGCCGTCACGAAGTTGCTCGAAAGTCAGACGAGTAA
- a CDS encoding methytransferase partner Trm112, which yields MKESTLDILRCPLDKGELELEIDKKDGDEILEGTLVCKECGERYPIEDGIANLLPPDMREEAPA from the coding sequence ATGAAAGAATCCACACTTGATATTCTCCGATGTCCGCTGGACAAGGGAGAACTTGAATTGGAGATCGACAAGAAAGATGGCGACGAAATTCTTGAAGGAACGCTTGTGTGCAAAGAATGTGGAGAAAGGTATCCAATTGAAGACGGGATTGCTAACTTGCTTCCCCCAGATATGCGGGAAGAGGCACCGGCATAA